In Saccharomycodes ludwigii strain NBRC 1722 chromosome III, whole genome shotgun sequence, one DNA window encodes the following:
- the PHB1 gene encoding prohibitin subunit PHB1 (similar to Saccharomyces cerevisiae YGR132C | PHB1 | ProHiBitin) has protein sequence MSRIAEILAKLAIPAAITISLVESSMYDVQGGSRAVIFDRLSGVKSQVVGEGTHFLVPWLQKPIIFDVRTKPKSIATNTGTKDLQMVSLTLRVLHRPDVGRLPIIYQTLGSDYAERVLPSIGNEVLKSIVAQFDAAELITQRETVSQRIAQELSLRSSEFNIRLEDVSITHMTFGNDFTKAVEQKQIAQQEAERAKFLVDKAEQERQAAVIRAEGEAEAAEHISKALSKAGDGLLLIRRLEASKEIASTLASSGNVTYLPSGANGTNEGTPNSLLLNIGR, from the coding sequence ATGTCGAGGATAGCAGAAATTCTGGCTAAATTAGCAATTCCAGCAGCAATCACAATTTCCCTAGTTGAATCATCAATGTATGATGTTCAAGGTGGTTCTCGGGCAGTTATATTTGATAGATTATCAGGTGTGAAATCTCAAGTTGTTGGAGAAGGTACACATTTTTTGGTTCCATGGCTACAGAAGCCTATTATATTTGATGTTAGGACCAAGCCCAAAAGTATTGCTACAAATACAGGGACCAAAGATTTACAGATGGTTAGCTTAACATTAAGAGTTTTACACAGACCAGATGTAGGTAGATTACCCATTATTTACCAAACTTTAGGCTCAGATTACGCTGAAAGAGTTTTGCCATCTATTGGAAACgaagttttaaaaagtatTGTTGCCCAATTTGATGCAGCTGAATTGATTACCCAAAGAGAAACTGTATCTCAAAGAATTGCCCAAGAATTAAGCTTAAGGAGCTctgaatttaatattaggTTGGAAGATGTTTCTATTACCCATATGACGTTTGGTAATGATTTCACCAAAGCTGTTGAACAAAAGCAAATTGCACAACAAGAAGCTGAACGTGCTAAGTTTTTAGTTGATAAGGCTGAGCAAGAAAGACAAGCTGCTGTTATTAGAGCTGAGGGTGAAGCTGAGGCTGCTGAACATATTAGCAAAGCATTGAGTAAAGCTGGTGATGGATTACTATTGATTAGAAGATTGGAAGCCTCAAAAGAGATTGCTTCCACTTTGGCTAGTTCTGGTAATGTGACCTATTTACCAAGTGGTGCTAATGGTACTAATGAAGGTACTCCCAATAGTTTATTACTAAACATAGGACgctga
- the SUE1 gene encoding Sue1p (similar to Saccharomyces cerevisiae YPR151C | SUE1 | protein required for degradation of unstable forms of cytochrome c) has product MKGGAQATGGIGTVGCSPLFKYSPQIPSSIMLVANNYHIVGAVSCMFMEYDPIWSKVDKNLIKKIKPYELIRNKYGTVFNKGLRKKRSTIMDLINENGGNTVPKLSSNKKVTKNSHELGEKTICSNTPNKNEKATAAAAATTEEEEIDQNIIYFLNHLKNSSTK; this is encoded by the coding sequence ATGAAAGGTGGCGCACAAGCGACTGGTGGAATTGGTACAGTTGGATGTTCGCCATTATTCAAATACTCACCACAAATACCATCTTCTATTATGTTGGTTGCCAATAATTATCATATAGTCGGCGCTGTTTCCTGTATGTTCATGGAATATGATCCTATTTGGAGCAAagttgataaaaatttaataaaaaaaataaaaccgTACGAACTGATTAGAAATAAGTATGGTACTGTTTTTAACAAAGGACTTAGGAAGAAAAGAAGCACCATTATGgatttaattaatgaaaatggaGGGAATACAGTTCCAAAATTAAGTTCTAATAAGAAAGTAACAAAAAACTCGCATGAGTTGGgtgaaaaaacaatttgtAGTAATACCCcgaataaaaatgaaaaagcaacagcagcagcagcagcaacaacagaagaagaagaaattgatcaaaatattatatatttcctTAACCACTTAAAAAATTCTTCAACCAAATAA
- the CAF130 gene encoding CCR4-NOT core subunit CAF130 (similar to Saccharomyces cerevisiae YGR134W | CAF130 | CCR4 Associated Factor) yields MTKKKKSPTNNFNSAGANKLISDNFNTPQKINVREPNTDHLLHKLLETLFFTNVGLDIVDRLNKYTKCQQKPSVINTTFLHWTNTNSFTYRRLVVLTNYHNELNSFIQNFWVTHHKSILCCIFQFFFNTISPLSVPSLNSYINTYQNQLIEIIFDNMDENIDSSYAKDLQCLKDHLTTIYLNKVEKKEPKEDHDQLYNPIMDFFITIYDPILKKKIFNNDTNAIKSKLKECLESFLRSGIFNPYETSVTHQESKLILKTYATFLNNVYDGDENDGIKLDIINILKNRFTDFKGKFLKYPDFNNKNGNNEEGEGEEDDDDNGDDDYDYELEKDISYDPNNALSINTDDVDETFESLGDEKQHPNDEYDDEYIYQFDITNDGELKPMVSPCKRHNIIAALLTSGLVNIPYMRKYIINISALVDPVTQPPPNDKHVISIDLLSNMFVASIYPEGSVNKPINFDIWRFEVCFTLSLIIKQLLKLLKLSEINEDIDNTDKHWKSHLNEWCPTYFNTQDLELLYMIGILSTYTIYQLYNVAEEPENNDGGYPPIQLNPFSLQFLEVWYRLTVCIMLGLELDRYEEEVETYNTPLVVKACIRGTSAWRSCLASVLNGFLPTQHVHDFKHEPFNFFMSPHGRKLSMGALYCDLKTFGSCTTLLGNQEDSEFLGELLFRITLDDRFDEDVKYMFDSEFDDYNEDTEDSVEGDEFEFIGYYKRCDCIFDDEGFSLNNPDEDEDDIDNDDELDIENIKLTANIRSSNNNFKNDRTEIDFNGTDWRDIVRGSNFYYTPDYQFSRDLKVKDKMQKLLVKASSESLVAKEDITFILKTLATAIKREQEEHVLRTSLCLDGVIDHTKTEEEFLSKYVFDFWNDNPDNFSKMLAHNDKLTYRMLDEMFMCAGYRRTLIWFLTHFELNFIILKYIYQLSIGMRGLPLLPQQQRERKQQESETKSKNKDEIFSTAVIAKNNACDNEQDAKNNLDSDKAENVRRIVNDNDTATPDNTEVDKEFTKMEAALLPNLDISNDDVEELYPFSRQGSVNLSELELKMLICELITSGTKFFNLALSSWVDEYEIGEINDEDDAAKEFHSMASTFMNLMKVICVMLWGWLNKDLIDFHDTKSTACFWEFNTVLIQFFGVCPQAHTIFFKLKLKLLTSQMEVAVDYSNEKIVDNIMKTGWYYDQELVEDDDDDDDDDNNNNNNNNNKRKNMRKDGKKSSDTFEKEHIVNLSKYDALLMNLVPEGTSKKLWEHYVKKHSVSKHPNIHGRKIVFRGTKIKPLKTVTDRPIKDFI; encoded by the coding sequence ATGactaagaaaaaaaaatcccCGACTAATAATTTCAATAGTGCTGGTgctaataaattaatatctGATAACTTCAATACACCACAAAAGATCAATGTTAGAGAACCAAATACCGACCATTTATTAcataaattattagaaacCTTATTTTTCACAAATGTAGGCTTAGATATTGTGGATcgtttaaataaatatacaaagtGTCAGCAAAAACCTTCTGTTATCAACACTACGTTTCTCCATTGGACCAATACCAATTCCTTCACCTATAGAAGATTGGTTGTATTAACAAACTATCATAATGAATTGAACTCATTCATACAAAACTTTTGGGTAACTCATCataaatcaattttatgttgtattttccaatttttttttaataccatTTCTCCACTTTCTGTCCCAAGTTTAAACAGTTATATAAATACCTATCAGAATCAATTAATAGAGATAATCTTTGATAATATGGATGAAAACATAGATAGTTCTTATGCAAAAGATTTGCAATGTCTAAAAGATCACTTGACAACTATTTATCTTAACAAAGTTGAGAAAAAAGAGCCAAAGGAAGATCATGACCAGCTGTATAACCCTATAATGGATTTTTTCATAACCATCTACGATCCGATTctcaagaaaaaaatatttaataacgATACAAACGCAATTAAATCAAAACTAAAAGAATGTCTAGAGTCTTTTTTGCGTTCGGGTATATTTAACCCCTACGAGACAAGTGTAACACACCAAGAAAGCAAacttattttaaaaacatatgctacttttttgaataatgtATATGATGGTGATGAGAATGACGGTATAAAActagatattattaatattttgaaaaatagaTTTACAGACTTCAAAgggaaatttttaaaatatccagactttaataataaaaatggtaacAACGAAGAGGGagaaggagaagaagatgatgatgataatggtgatgatgattatgattatgaacttgaaaaagatatatcATATGATCCTAATAATGCTTTATCTATTAACACTGATGATGTTGATGAAACTTTTGAGAGTCTCGGTGATGAAAAACAACATCCTAACGATGAATATGATGACGAATATATCTACCAATTTGACATTACAAATGACGGAGAGTTGAAACCTATGGTATCACCTTGTAAAAGACATAACATAATAGCAGCTTTGTTAACTTCAGGATTGGTTAATATTCCATACATgagaaaatatattattaatataagCGCTTTAGTAGATCCTGTAACACAGCCACCTCCTAATGATAAGCATGTTATATCCATTGATTTGTTAAGTAATATGTTTGTAGCCTCGATATATCCCGAAGGATCCGTTAACAAGCCTAtaaattttgatatttgGAGATTTGAGGTCTGTTTTACCCTAAGTTTGATTATtaaacaacttttaaagttattgaaATTGAGTGAAATAAATGAAGACATAGATAATACTGATAAACACTGGAAATCACATTTGAATGAGTGGTGTCCCACATATTTTAATACGCAAGACTTAGAATTACTTTATATGATTGGTATCTTATCCACATATACTATTTATCAATTATACAATGTAGCTGAAGAACCTGAGAACAATGATGGTGGTTATCCACCTATTCAATTGAACCCCTTTtctttacaatttttaGAAGTTTGGTATAGATTAACCGTTTGTATAATGCTAGGTTTGGAACTAGACAGATATGAAGAGGAAGTTGAAACATATAACACACCATTGGTCGTCAAAGCTTGTATTAGAGGTACAAGTGCCTGGAGGTCCTGTTTGGCGTCTGTTTTAAACGGATTTTTACCCACGCAGCATGTACACGATTTTAAACATGAACcgtttaacttttttatgTCACCGCATGGTAGAAAATTGAGTATGGGTGCCTTGTATTgtgatttaaaaacatttggCAGTTGCACAACATTGTTGGGGAACCAAGAGGATTCTGAGTTTTTAGGAGAATTACTGTTTAGAATTACCTTGGACGATAGATTTGATGAGGATGTTAAATATATGTTTGATTCAGAATTTGATGATTATAACGAAGACACAGAGGACTCAGTGGAGGGAGATGAATTTGAGTTTATTGGATATTATAAAAGATGTGATTGCATCTTTGATGATGAAGGGTTTTCTTTGAACAATCCAGATGAGGATGAGGATGACattgataatgatgatgaactAGATATTGAGAATATAAAACTGACCGCAAATATACGTTccagcaataataattttaaaaatgatagAACAGAAATCGATTTTAATGGGACAGATTGGAGGGATATAGTTAGAGGAAGTAACTTCTATTATACGCCGGATTATCAATTTTCAAGAGATTTGAAagttaaagataaaatgcAAAAACTATTAGTTAAGGCTAGTAGTGAATCCTTAGTTGCCAAAGAAGATATAACCTTCATATTGAAAACATTGGCCACTGCTATTAAAAGAGAACAAGAAGAACATGTATTACGCACTAGTCTATGTCTGGATGGAGTAATAGACCACACCAAAACTGAAGAGGAGTTTTTGTcaaaatatgtttttgaTTTCTGGAATGACAACCCAGATAATTTTAGCAAAATGTTGGCACACAATGATAAATTAACTTATAGAATGCTAGATGAAATGTTTATGTGTGCTGGTTACAGAAGAACTTTGATTTGGTTCTTAACCCATTTTGAACtgaattttataatattgaaataCATTTATCAACTATCTATTGGCATGAGAGGACTGCCATTGTTACCCCAGCAAcaaagagagagaaaacaacaagaaaGTGAAAcaaaatccaaaaataaGGATGAGATTTTTAGCACTGCTGTGATtgctaaaaataatgcaTGTGACAATGAGCAGGATGCGAAAAATAATCTTGATAGTGATAAAGCAGAAAATGTTAGAAGAATTGTTAATGACAATGATACTGCTACTCCTGATAACACAGAAGTAGATAAAGAGTTTACTAAAATGGAAGCGGCCTTGCTACCAAACTTAGATATCAGCAATGATGATGTGGAAGAATTATATCCATTTTCAAGACAAGGTTCTGTAAACTTAAGTGAGCTAGAATTGAAAATGTTAATTTGTGAATTAATCACATCGGGAACAAAGTTTTTCAACTTAGCATTATCTTCGTGGGTTGATGAGTATGAAATCGGGGAGATAAATGATGAAGACGATGCTGCTAAAGAATTCCATAGTATGGCATCCACTTTTATGAATCTTATGAAGGTGATTTGTGTTATGTTATGGGGTTGGCtaaataaagatttaatCGATTTTCACGACACTAAGAGCACTGCATGTTTTTGGGAGTTTAACACTGTTTTGATACAATTTTTCGGAGTTTGTCCTCAAGCAcatactattttttttaaattaaaactgAAATTGCTAACCTCGCAAATGGAAGTGGCTGTTGATTATTCCAATGAAAAAATCGTAGATAATATAATGAAAACCGGGTGGTATTATGATCAAGAATTAGtggaagatgatgatgatgatgatgatgatgataacaacaacaacaacaacaacaacaacaagagGAAAAATATGAGAAAAgacggaaaaaaaagttctgATACTTTTGAAAAGGAACATATAGTAAATTTATCTAAATATGATGCTTTATTAATGAACTTGGTTCCTGAGGGAACTTCTAAAAAACTATGGGAGCATTATGTAAAGAAGCATTCCGTTAGTAAGCACCCGAATATCCATGgaagaaaaattgttttcagGGGAACGAAAATTAAACCGTTGAAAACAGTCACTGATAGACCCAtcaaagattttatttga